Proteins from a genomic interval of Desulfitibacter alkalitolerans DSM 16504:
- a CDS encoding deoxyguanosinetriphosphate triphosphohydrolase has translation MSSLRELFEKREEDWLSPYAVKSKSTLGRIVQEKPCDVRTAFQRDRDRVIHSKAFRRLKHKTQVFISPEGDHFRTRLTHTLEVSQIARTAARALRLNEDLAEAISLSHDLGHTPFGHAGETALNQVHPGGFKHNIQSLRVVDKLELGTGLNLTWEVRDGIVNHTGDVTPSSLEGQIVKIADRIAYINHDIDDAIRGRVMSLESLPKECLKVLGFKHSERINKMVRDMIDASWDKPYITMSKEVSAAMDELRQFLFRNVYIGSLAKTEEKKAMRLVQEIYHYYCNHPQEISNEYKAHNDAETNEDILVIDYIAGMTDRYAIAIYQKLFVPSGFSII, from the coding sequence ATGTCATCTCTTAGAGAGCTTTTTGAAAAAAGAGAAGAGGATTGGCTTTCCCCTTATGCTGTTAAATCAAAATCTACACTGGGGAGAATAGTTCAGGAAAAACCATGTGATGTGCGTACAGCATTTCAAAGAGACAGGGATAGAGTTATTCACTCAAAGGCATTTAGAAGGCTTAAGCACAAAACACAGGTTTTCATATCACCGGAAGGAGATCATTTTCGCACAAGGCTAACCCATACTTTAGAGGTAAGTCAGATAGCAAGGACTGCAGCAAGGGCCTTAAGGCTTAATGAAGATTTAGCAGAAGCTATCTCTTTAAGCCATGATTTAGGCCACACTCCCTTTGGCCATGCAGGTGAAACGGCCCTTAACCAGGTGCACCCCGGGGGATTTAAGCATAACATCCAAAGCTTAAGAGTAGTTGATAAACTGGAGTTAGGTACTGGATTGAATTTAACCTGGGAAGTAAGAGACGGCATAGTAAATCATACTGGAGATGTAACCCCTAGTTCACTGGAGGGACAGATTGTAAAAATAGCTGACAGAATAGCATATATTAACCATGATATTGATGATGCCATTAGGGGAAGAGTGATGTCACTAGAAAGCCTGCCAAAGGAATGCCTTAAGGTTCTTGGTTTTAAGCATAGTGAAAGAATTAATAAAATGGTTAGAGATATGATTGATGCAAGCTGGGATAAACCTTATATAACAATGAGCAAGGAAGTATCTGCTGCAATGGATGAATTGCGACAATTTTTGTTTAGAAATGTTTATATAGGTTCTCTGGCCAAAACTGAAGAAAAAAAAGCCATGAGATTGGTGCAGGAGATTTACCATTACTATTGCAATCATCCACAGGAAATATCCAATGAATATAAAGCACATAATGATGCTGAAACAAATGAGGATATTCTGGTTATAGATTATATAGCTGGTATGACAGATAGATATGCTATAGCCATCTATCAAAAGCTTTTTGTGCCATCAGGTTTTTCTATTATTTAG
- a CDS encoding type II toxin-antitoxin system prevent-host-death family antitoxin, protein MPNIKPISDLRNYTEVLKEVSYNNPVYLTRNGRGEYAIIKVEELDKLRAMVRLMAQLEEGEKSAREKGWLSADEVEASLGL, encoded by the coding sequence ATGCCAAATATTAAACCAATATCAGATTTGAGAAATTATACAGAAGTATTAAAAGAGGTATCCTACAACAATCCGGTATACCTTACCAGAAATGGAAGAGGTGAATATGCAATTATTAAAGTTGAAGAACTTGATAAGCTCCGTGCAATGGTAAGGCTTATGGCACAGCTTGAGGAAGGGGAAAAATCAGCTAGGGAGAAAGGGTGGCTTTCTGCTGATGAAGTAGAAGCTTCATTAGGATTATAG
- the dnaG gene encoding DNA primase: MKNFIPEEKVQEILERVSIEQIVSRYVSLKQQGQNYIGLCPFHSEKTPSFSVNPSKGLFYCFGCGAGGNVFTFLMKAENYTFVEAAEFLASQAGILLTDNKLIKKVDKEKNFLIEINSLAQKYYHYMLMESSKGKKALEYLKNRGISSDIIMEFGIGYSLDDWDSLISFMKKRNVPPSELEKVGLISPSTGNNSGYYDRFRGRIIFPIYNLNGLIIGFGGRIIDDTIKAPKYLNSPETKIFQKSKLLYGMNIARDEVRRKDLVILVEGYMDVIAAHQKGIKNTVASLGTAFTAEQARMLKRYTDNVVIAYDADEAGQEAALRGLSVLHENGCKVKILTLPDKSDPDDYIRKHGPERFVHCIKNDAVHLLEYKLRIAAQKNNLDTIEGKKKVLDFIIRDLTEIDSLVEREYYIRLISSKLGVTEQVIAAEIGKYSKSLQNIGANRDKKATLRNNSKEKYLLGNSIQYRVERFIVRYIMENPQKIDWFQEVVGLHLFQISKFRLIIRSLIKYIETNKVSDGFNFKAFILTLPEELQSFLPEILNTSEDTYSINDCVYIIKNNWYKTQIESLKKEISAAEECEQREVVDSLVLNLIELQREWKK, from the coding sequence GTGAAAAATTTTATTCCTGAGGAAAAGGTTCAGGAAATTTTAGAAAGGGTTTCCATAGAGCAAATTGTATCCAGATATGTATCATTAAAGCAGCAAGGACAAAATTATATTGGTCTATGCCCCTTTCATAGTGAAAAAACACCATCCTTTTCAGTTAACCCTTCCAAAGGCCTTTTTTATTGCTTTGGCTGTGGTGCTGGAGGCAATGTCTTCACCTTTCTTATGAAAGCAGAGAATTATACTTTTGTTGAAGCTGCAGAATTTTTAGCATCACAAGCAGGAATTTTGCTAACAGATAACAAATTAATCAAGAAGGTAGATAAGGAAAAAAATTTTTTAATAGAAATAAACTCTCTAGCACAAAAATATTATCATTATATGCTTATGGAGAGCTCAAAAGGCAAAAAAGCCCTTGAATATTTAAAAAACCGTGGCATTTCATCTGACATCATTATGGAGTTTGGCATAGGCTACTCATTAGATGATTGGGATTCATTAATAAGTTTTATGAAAAAAAGGAATGTGCCACCATCTGAATTAGAGAAGGTAGGTTTGATAAGTCCAAGTACCGGGAATAATTCAGGATATTATGACCGTTTTAGAGGTAGGATTATTTTCCCTATATATAACCTCAATGGCTTGATTATAGGCTTTGGGGGTCGCATAATAGATGATACAATAAAGGCTCCAAAATATCTTAATAGTCCTGAGACAAAAATATTTCAAAAAAGCAAGCTTCTTTATGGCATGAACATTGCGAGAGATGAAGTAAGAAGAAAAGACCTGGTTATATTGGTAGAAGGATACATGGATGTTATTGCAGCCCATCAAAAGGGAATAAAAAATACAGTAGCATCATTAGGTACTGCATTTACAGCAGAACAAGCAAGAATGCTAAAAAGGTATACTGATAATGTAGTAATTGCCTATGATGCTGATGAAGCTGGCCAAGAGGCAGCTTTAAGAGGACTATCTGTCCTGCACGAAAATGGCTGCAAGGTTAAAATCCTTACTTTACCTGATAAAAGTGATCCAGATGATTATATAAGAAAACATGGCCCTGAAAGATTTGTTCATTGTATAAAAAACGATGCAGTCCATTTACTTGAATATAAGTTAAGAATTGCCGCACAAAAAAACAACCTAGACACTATAGAAGGTAAGAAAAAGGTACTTGATTTTATCATTAGAGATCTCACAGAGATTGACAGTCTTGTAGAAAGAGAATACTATATAAGGTTAATTTCCAGCAAACTAGGTGTTACTGAACAAGTAATAGCTGCAGAGATTGGAAAATACTCCAAAAGTCTGCAAAATATTGGTGCCAATAGGGATAAAAAGGCAACACTAAGGAATAATAGCAAAGAAAAGTATCTATTGGGGAACAGTATACAATACAGGGTGGAAAGATTTATTGTAAGGTATATAATGGAAAATCCCCAAAAGATAGATTGGTTTCAGGAAGTTGTGGGTTTACACTTATTTCAGATTTCCAAGTTTAGATTAATAATAAGAAGTTTGATAAAATATATTGAAACTAATAAGGTTAGTGATGGGTTTAATTTTAAAGCTTTTATACTTACACTACCTGAGGAATTGCAGAGTTTCTTACCAGAAATACTCAACACTAGTGAAGACACTTATTCAATAAATGATTGTGTTTATATAATAAAGAACAACTGGTATAAAACCCAAATAGAAAGCCTTAAAAAAGAGATTTCAGCAGCAGAGGAATGTGAGCAAAGGGAAGTTGTAGACTCATTGGTGTTAAATTTAATTGAGCTCCAACGAGAATGGAAAAAATAA
- a CDS encoding RQC domain-containing protein yields the protein MSRKKQRVRYELDSGGIRYLADEEIKAILRAADEIIATGGRSMLSKILKGSKDKKVLKHGLDQCPVYGYYREFTLQEITCRIDWMIKKGYLEIEYRDRLPMLIFSEIGWEIERETYAEELLQKLEKLLEGKDYSFVQELKDRNRGMILLLIEKIKLTGNARFIPILKAWKEIEYKKVQTEIQRVIDYLVKEGTIY from the coding sequence ATGAGCAGAAAAAAACAAAGAGTCAGATATGAACTTGACAGCGGTGGCATACGCTATCTAGCAGATGAAGAAATAAAAGCAATTCTTCGTGCCGCTGACGAAATTATTGCAACCGGGGGAAGGAGCATGCTTTCCAAGATCCTTAAAGGTTCAAAGGACAAAAAGGTTCTTAAACATGGCCTGGATCAATGCCCTGTCTACGGATACTACCGGGAGTTTACCCTGCAGGAAATAACCTGCCGGATAGATTGGATGATAAAGAAGGGATACCTTGAAATAGAATATAGAGATAGGCTTCCCATGCTTATTTTCTCAGAAATTGGCTGGGAGATAGAGCGGGAAACTTATGCGGAGGAACTGCTTCAAAAGCTTGAGAAGCTGTTGGAAGGAAAAGACTACAGTTTTGTTCAGGAGTTGAAGGATAGAAACCGGGGAATGATATTGCTATTAATTGAGAAAATCAAGCTGACCGGTAATGCACGGTTTATACCAATTCTGAAAGCCTGGAAGGAAATTGAGTATAAGAAGGTACAGACTGAAATTCAGAGGGTTATTGATTATCTTGTGAAAGAAGGAACAATATATTGA
- the ppdK gene encoding pyruvate, phosphate dikinase, with protein sequence MSKKYLYKFHEGDKEMKSLLGGKGANLAEMTKIGLPVPPGVIISTQACKDYYRDGQKLPEGLKDQILEHIAYLESVTGKGFGDSKNPLLVSVRSGAAVSMPGMMDTILNLGLNDETVKGLARITNDERFAFDCYRRFITMYSDVVMGIEHVAFESILRTYKKKLEIEHDHELTPDDLKMIIQEFKSMLRIKHGSEFPQDPKEQLINAVEAVFKSWQNSRAILYRKLHKIPDSLGTAVNIQSMVFGNMGVKSGTGVAFTRNPSTGVKELYGEYLVNAQGEDVVAGIRTPQPIEKLKEEMPDAYKQFIDTSKLLEKHYKDMQDIEFTIENSKLYILQTRNGKKTAAAAIRIAVDLVREGLITKEEAVGRIDITQLDQLLHPTIDITTNYEVIARGLPASPGAAVGEIVFDADEAESMGKEGINVILVRNETTPDDLNGIVGAQGILTSRGGMTSHAAVVARGMGKPCVCGCDELDIDMEREKLRIGNKIFSRGDIITIDGSTGNVIEGEVPLLVPTLSKEFQTILEWADEIRTLGVRANADNPEDAAKAREFGAKGIGLCRTEHMFMGPERLPIVQKMILSSNDDERKAALEKLLPIQQEDFYGILKAMQGYPVTIRLLDPPLHEFLPNREELIEEIVKLRCLGGSEEELREKEALFAKVKALSESNPMLGHRGCRLGITFPEIYATQVEAVFRAAVQLAKEGVKTVPEIEIPLVMDVNELSTLKEVVDQVAVSVFAEEGVSVEYTVGTMIEVPRACATAGEIAQIADFFSFGTNDLTQTCFGFSRDDAEGKFLHSYLEKKIINENPFVVLDRAGVGRLMEMAVTKGRASREDLLIGICGEHGGDPSSIEYCYQIGLDFVSCSPYRVPVARLAAAQAALRHSN encoded by the coding sequence ATGAGTAAAAAATACCTGTACAAATTTCATGAAGGTGACAAGGAAATGAAATCCCTGCTAGGGGGTAAAGGAGCAAACCTTGCGGAAATGACAAAAATAGGCCTGCCTGTTCCTCCAGGGGTCATTATCAGCACCCAGGCATGTAAGGACTATTATAGGGATGGTCAAAAACTTCCAGAGGGCCTAAAAGACCAGATACTAGAGCATATTGCTTATCTAGAGAGTGTAACCGGTAAAGGCTTTGGTGATAGCAAGAATCCACTCTTAGTTTCCGTTCGTTCTGGTGCAGCTGTATCAATGCCCGGTATGATGGATACCATACTTAATCTTGGTCTAAACGATGAGACAGTTAAAGGACTTGCAAGAATCACTAATGATGAGAGATTCGCCTTTGACTGCTATAGAAGATTTATTACCATGTATTCTGATGTGGTAATGGGTATAGAGCATGTTGCCTTTGAAAGCATTTTGAGGACGTACAAGAAAAAACTAGAAATTGAGCATGACCATGAACTAACCCCTGATGACCTTAAAATGATAATCCAAGAGTTTAAGTCAATGCTGCGTATCAAGCATGGCAGTGAATTTCCACAGGATCCAAAGGAACAATTAATTAATGCTGTGGAAGCAGTATTTAAGTCATGGCAAAACAGCAGGGCAATATTATATAGGAAGCTGCACAAAATACCTGACTCCCTGGGAACTGCTGTAAATATTCAATCAATGGTCTTTGGAAACATGGGTGTTAAAAGTGGTACTGGTGTTGCCTTTACTAGAAATCCATCTACAGGTGTAAAGGAACTATATGGAGAGTATCTAGTAAATGCCCAGGGGGAAGATGTTGTTGCAGGTATAAGAACACCTCAGCCCATTGAAAAGCTTAAAGAAGAAATGCCAGATGCATACAAGCAGTTCATAGATACATCCAAACTCCTGGAAAAGCATTATAAAGACATGCAGGATATAGAGTTTACTATAGAAAACAGCAAGCTGTATATCCTTCAAACCCGTAACGGCAAAAAGACTGCAGCAGCTGCAATTAGGATAGCAGTTGACCTGGTAAGAGAAGGTCTTATTACCAAGGAGGAGGCTGTTGGCAGAATTGATATTACCCAGCTGGATCAGCTGCTGCACCCAACAATAGATATTACTACTAACTATGAAGTCATAGCCAGGGGACTTCCTGCATCACCAGGAGCCGCTGTGGGTGAAATAGTGTTTGATGCCGATGAGGCTGAAAGTATGGGCAAGGAGGGAATAAATGTAATCCTGGTTAGAAATGAAACTACTCCTGACGACCTTAATGGAATAGTAGGAGCCCAGGGCATTCTAACCTCCAGGGGTGGGATGACCAGTCATGCCGCTGTTGTTGCCCGTGGTATGGGTAAGCCGTGTGTTTGCGGTTGTGATGAACTGGATATTGATATGGAAAGGGAGAAGCTAAGAATAGGCAATAAGATATTTTCCAGGGGTGACATTATTACAATTGATGGCTCTACAGGTAACGTAATAGAGGGGGAAGTACCCCTGCTTGTTCCAACCCTCAGCAAGGAATTTCAAACTATTCTTGAATGGGCAGATGAAATTCGAACACTGGGCGTTAGAGCCAATGCAGATAACCCTGAGGATGCAGCAAAGGCCAGGGAATTTGGTGCCAAGGGAATTGGACTTTGCAGGACTGAGCATATGTTTATGGGGCCAGAAAGGCTTCCAATTGTTCAAAAGATGATCTTATCCTCCAATGATGATGAAAGGAAAGCTGCTTTGGAAAAGCTGCTGCCTATTCAGCAGGAGGATTTCTATGGAATATTAAAGGCTATGCAGGGATATCCAGTAACCATCCGTTTATTGGATCCACCATTACATGAGTTTTTACCAAACAGGGAAGAATTGATTGAAGAAATTGTCAAATTGAGATGCCTTGGTGGTTCAGAAGAAGAACTCAGGGAAAAGGAAGCTTTATTTGCCAAGGTCAAGGCATTATCAGAGTCTAACCCCATGTTGGGCCATAGAGGCTGCAGGTTAGGAATTACCTTCCCAGAAATATATGCAACTCAGGTAGAGGCTGTATTTAGGGCAGCAGTACAGCTTGCAAAAGAGGGAGTAAAGACAGTACCTGAAATAGAAATACCCCTTGTCATGGATGTTAATGAACTTTCTACCTTGAAGGAAGTTGTGGATCAGGTGGCAGTTAGTGTATTTGCTGAGGAAGGGGTATCAGTTGAGTATACTGTAGGTACCATGATAGAAGTCCCCAGGGCATGCGCCACTGCTGGAGAAATAGCTCAAATTGCTGACTTCTTTTCCTTTGGAACAAATGACCTGACCCAGACATGCTTTGGTTTTAGCCGTGATGATGCTGAGGGTAAATTCCTGCACAGTTACCTGGAAAAGAAAATAATTAACGAAAATCCCTTTGTAGTTTTAGACAGGGCTGGTGTTGGACGCTTGATGGAAATGGCAGTTACCAAGGGGAGGGCCAGCAGGGAAGACTTATTAATTGGTATATGCGGTGAGCATGGGGGAGACCCAAGCTCTATAGAATATTGTTACCAGATTGGTCTTGACTTTGTCAGCTGCTCCCCTTACAGGGTGCCGGTAGCAAGGCTGGCAGCAGCCCAGGCAGCACTACGTCATTCAAACTAA
- a CDS encoding type II toxin-antitoxin system Phd/YefM family antitoxin → MESEIRPSSDLRNHYSEISKQCRETQRPIIITVNGRGDTVVMGLQKYYQMESELELLRTLAEAEDDVKNGRVAPMQNTFDDIRKSLMERKNG, encoded by the coding sequence ATGGAATCTGAGATTAGACCATCCTCTGATTTAAGAAATCATTATAGCGAAATTTCAAAGCAATGCAGGGAGACACAGAGACCAATTATTATTACTGTAAATGGACGTGGAGATACAGTGGTAATGGGATTGCAAAAGTATTATCAGATGGAATCTGAACTTGAGTTGTTACGTACACTGGCAGAAGCTGAAGATGATGTAAAAAATGGAAGAGTTGCACCTATGCAGAATACGTTTGATGACATTCGGAAATCTTTAATGGAGAGGAAGAATGGATGA
- a CDS encoding XRE family transcriptional regulator, translating into MAKRIRANVNPGILVWARQTAGYSLEEAAHKIGTSIERLQAWESGDAKPTLRQLREAGRVYRRPSALFYRHTTPEQPQTLPDFRLLSDANVEIRPDLRFEIRRAFARRAIALEISEQLGEQPPQFHFETEMSEPPDSLAGRIRELLQITIEEQHSWSDHYEALRAWTTAIERTGVLVFQTGNVDVNQMRGFSISRKPFPVVAVNGKDSPRGRIFTLIHEFVHIALDKSGICDLHDNDLDVDHTVETYCNRVAGEVLVPKEALLSETIVRQNYNNNWDDYQISHLSNRYMVSKEVILRRLLILGKTSEAEYRRKRCEFIEAYKQQQTGKSGYVPYFRKVLRNNGAAYTNLVLSAYYNEAISSRDLSNFLGGIKLEHIPAIEQALLTSVERGEEF; encoded by the coding sequence ATGGCTAAACGTATTAGAGCAAATGTGAATCCTGGTATTCTAGTCTGGGCCAGACAAACTGCTGGTTACAGTTTGGAAGAAGCTGCTCATAAAATAGGAACGTCTATTGAGAGACTTCAGGCTTGGGAATCTGGAGATGCAAAGCCAACTTTAAGACAACTTAGAGAAGCAGGTCGAGTTTACCGAAGACCTTCTGCTTTATTTTACCGTCATACAACCCCTGAACAGCCTCAAACTTTGCCGGACTTTCGTTTGCTTTCCGATGCTAATGTTGAAATTAGACCGGATTTACGTTTTGAGATTCGGCGTGCTTTTGCAAGAAGAGCCATTGCATTAGAAATTAGTGAGCAGTTGGGTGAACAGCCTCCACAATTTCATTTTGAGACTGAAATGTCTGAACCTCCTGATAGTTTAGCAGGTAGAATTAGAGAATTACTTCAGATAACAATTGAGGAACAGCACTCTTGGTCTGATCATTATGAAGCCCTTAGGGCATGGACAACTGCCATAGAAAGGACTGGAGTATTAGTATTCCAAACTGGAAATGTTGATGTTAACCAGATGAGAGGATTTTCTATTAGCCGGAAGCCTTTCCCAGTAGTTGCTGTTAATGGCAAAGATTCTCCACGGGGTAGAATTTTTACACTTATTCATGAGTTTGTTCATATTGCATTAGACAAAAGTGGAATTTGCGATTTGCATGATAACGATCTTGATGTTGATCATACAGTAGAGACCTATTGTAATCGAGTAGCAGGAGAGGTCTTAGTTCCTAAAGAAGCACTATTAAGTGAAACCATTGTGAGACAAAACTATAACAATAATTGGGATGATTATCAAATTAGTCACCTATCTAATCGTTATATGGTTAGTAAAGAGGTGATCTTAAGAAGACTACTTATATTAGGTAAAACATCCGAAGCAGAGTATCGGAGAAAACGCTGTGAATTTATAGAAGCATATAAACAGCAACAGACTGGGAAAAGTGGTTATGTTCCTTATTTTAGAAAAGTACTCCGTAATAATGGAGCGGCTTATACTAACCTTGTTCTTTCTGCTTATTACAATGAAGCAATTAGCTCTCGTGATCTTTCTAATTTTCTTGGAGGAATCAAACTAGAGCATATTCCAGCTATTGAGCAAGCTTTATTGACAAGTGTAGAAAGGGGCGAAGAATTCTGA
- a CDS encoding pyruvate, water dikinase regulatory protein, translated as MSILDKNRPKVFVVSDSLGETAEIVAKAVASQFNLSDIEIRRFPYVNNKKQVKEIISQSEGYNCLIAYTLVIPELKEYLEELVVEMGLEAVDILSPMLRAMERLLDRPPKLEPGLLRKLDEQYFKRVEAIEFAVRYDDGKDPKGLVKADIVLVGISRTSKTPLSMYLAHKRIKCANVPLVPEVSPPEELYQVKNKVVGLIIDPNHLYEIRKERLKSLGLTSNANYAAVERIIKELEYSDTVMKKIGCPVINVTNKAVEETAGTIMEIFYGGKFNE; from the coding sequence ATGAGCATTTTAGATAAGAATAGACCAAAGGTATTTGTTGTATCAGATTCTCTTGGTGAAACTGCAGAAATAGTAGCAAAGGCTGTAGCAAGTCAGTTTAACTTAAGTGATATAGAAATCCGACGCTTTCCATATGTAAACAATAAAAAGCAGGTAAAGGAAATAATTTCTCAATCTGAAGGATATAATTGTCTGATAGCCTATACTTTAGTAATTCCTGAGTTAAAGGAATATCTTGAAGAGCTAGTTGTTGAGATGGGGCTAGAAGCAGTAGATATATTGAGTCCCATGCTAAGAGCCATGGAAAGACTTCTTGACAGACCTCCGAAATTAGAACCTGGATTATTAAGAAAACTGGATGAACAGTATTTCAAACGGGTAGAGGCAATAGAGTTTGCAGTAAGGTATGATGATGGAAAAGACCCCAAGGGACTAGTCAAGGCGGATATTGTCCTGGTTGGTATTTCAAGGACCTCTAAAACACCCTTGAGTATGTATCTAGCCCATAAACGAATTAAATGTGCCAATGTACCCTTAGTGCCTGAGGTATCTCCACCTGAAGAGCTCTATCAGGTGAAAAATAAGGTCGTGGGTTTAATAATTGATCCTAATCATCTGTATGAGATTAGAAAGGAAAGGCTCAAAAGTCTTGGCCTGACTTCAAATGCCAATTATGCAGCCGTAGAAAGAATTATTAAGGAGCTTGAATACTCAGATACTGTTATGAAAAAAATTGGCTGCCCTGTTATAAATGTCACTAATAAAGCAGTGGAAGAAACCGCTGGTACAATTATGGAAATATTTTATGGGGGTAAATTTAATGAGTAA
- the tatC gene encoding twin-arginine translocase subunit TatC yields the protein MSDTSMTLIDHLEELRKVIIRIVIAVLVGTVVSFALFEDVLFIIINAPIAGKDIQLAQLAVTEVFITRLKISLLSGFIITIPFTAWQIWSFILPALYAHERKYVYMIAPMSAILFAAGVVFGYYVVLPLALLFFIGQGADLLPMLSFARYVAFVLGFLLPFGLVFQLPLAVVFLVKIGAADYKFFKAKRKYAIFIIFIISAVLTPADVVSQLLMAGPVILLYEISILIAWLIRKKVKEEDEETDVIS from the coding sequence ATGTCAGACACATCAATGACCTTAATAGACCATTTAGAAGAATTACGAAAAGTAATTATCAGAATTGTGATAGCAGTATTAGTTGGCACTGTGGTAAGCTTTGCCCTGTTCGAAGATGTTTTATTTATAATAATCAATGCTCCCATAGCTGGGAAAGATATTCAATTAGCACAGCTTGCCGTAACAGAGGTTTTTATTACAAGATTAAAAATAAGTCTCCTGTCTGGATTTATAATTACTATACCTTTTACTGCATGGCAGATATGGAGCTTTATTCTGCCAGCATTATATGCCCATGAAAGAAAATATGTTTATATGATAGCCCCCATGTCTGCCATATTATTTGCAGCAGGGGTTGTTTTTGGGTATTATGTAGTACTGCCCCTTGCACTACTTTTCTTTATTGGGCAGGGTGCTGACCTGTTACCCATGCTGTCATTTGCTAGATATGTTGCTTTTGTTTTAGGATTTCTGCTGCCATTTGGGTTAGTATTTCAGCTGCCCCTGGCAGTGGTGTTTCTAGTTAAAATTGGTGCTGCAGACTATAAGTTTTTTAAAGCCAAAAGAAAGTACGCTATATTTATTATATTTATAATTTCCGCAGTTTTAACCCCTGCAGATGTAGTTTCCCAGCTGCTTATGGCAGGTCCTGTAATACTGCTTTATGAAATTAGTATTTTGATTGCCTGGCTAATAAGAAAAAAAGTTAAAGAAGAGGATGAGGAGACAGATGTCATCTCTTAG
- a CDS encoding DUF4411 family protein: MDKCRKGRRILIFCIDTSALLHAWRRDYPPDIFNSLWTHLIDLAQNERLFAPDEVLLELERGGDELYQWALELDFMFLEPSEEMQQVVSEIVETYPSFIPDESSDGIWADPYVIALAKVNSAVVVTGEKAVGLGAKRPKIPNICQYLQIECIDFLQLVRLEGWKF, from the coding sequence ATTGACAAGTGTAGAAAGGGGCGAAGAATTCTGATTTTTTGTATAGATACAAGTGCCCTACTACATGCGTGGAGAAGAGATTATCCTCCTGATATTTTTAATTCTTTGTGGACTCATTTGATTGACTTAGCTCAGAATGAGCGACTCTTTGCACCTGATGAAGTATTACTTGAGCTAGAAAGAGGAGGAGATGAGCTTTATCAATGGGCTTTAGAATTAGATTTTATGTTCCTAGAGCCTAGTGAGGAAATGCAGCAAGTAGTTTCAGAAATTGTTGAAACGTACCCTTCATTTATACCCGATGAGAGTAGTGATGGCATATGGGCTGACCCTTATGTGATAGCTTTAGCAAAGGTGAATAGTGCTGTTGTGGTTACTGGAGAAAAGGCAGTTGGACTTGGTGCTAAAAGGCCTAAGATTCCTAATATATGCCAATATCTGCAAATTGAGTGTATAGATTTTTTGCAACTTGTTCGTTTGGAAGGTTGGAAATTTTAA
- a CDS encoding type II toxin-antitoxin system RelE/ParE family toxin produces MKYKIMRTDKAEEQLREIIFYIADDSGSVDIAINYLDKIETAINRLKDFPRSGNTPRYSILRKQGYLVLIVEKHLVFYKLDDEKKTVTIYAVVDGRREYRNLI; encoded by the coding sequence ATGAAATACAAAATTATGAGGACGGATAAAGCAGAGGAGCAGCTTCGTGAAATCATCTTTTATATTGCTGATGATTCGGGAAGTGTAGATATTGCGATAAATTATCTGGATAAAATAGAAACAGCAATAAATAGATTAAAGGATTTTCCAAGGTCGGGAAATACACCAAGATATTCAATTTTGAGAAAACAGGGATATCTAGTACTCATTGTGGAAAAACATCTTGTCTTTTATAAATTAGATGATGAAAAAAAGACTGTAACGATTTATGCTGTTGTAGATGGAAGACGGGAATACAGAAATTTGATTTAG
- a CDS encoding type II toxin-antitoxin system RelE/ParE family toxin, whose product MRKVEYSPKALEDLQRIKAYIIGNFGVDPAQKALGKITTSVRRLEEYPVLGVSLGRMIDISTDYMYFFIEKNYVFYRIEGDIVKIIRVLNERQDFMRILFEVHTSLEEDEVC is encoded by the coding sequence ATGAGAAAAGTGGAATACTCACCGAAGGCTCTAGAGGATTTACAGAGAATCAAGGCATATATTATTGGGAATTTTGGGGTTGATCCTGCCCAAAAGGCTCTAGGTAAGATTACAACCAGCGTTAGGAGATTAGAGGAATATCCCGTATTAGGGGTGTCTTTGGGAAGAATGATTGATATTTCTACAGATTATATGTATTTCTTCATTGAAAAGAATTATGTATTTTATAGAATTGAAGGTGACATAGTGAAGATCATCAGAGTTCTAAATGAACGTCAGGATTTTATGAGGATACTTTTTGAAGTTCATACAAGTCTTGAAGAAGATGAAGTTTGCTGA